The genomic DNA GATTTAATGCTGTTATAGAAGTAAATATGAGGATTATAAAAAATACAACTTGGCTTATAACTTTAGCTCCAGATAAGTCCATAGATTCAAAAAAAGTTTTTAACCCTTTTTTGATAACATTTGCTAAAATTAATCCGACCGTGAATATGACTAATGCAGAAAATAATTGAGGTAAATACCCTAACAGGTTACTTATTTGCTCAGAAATCATGGTTAAATTCATAATATCTGATGCCATAATTAATAGCATGATATACATGACCCATTTTACAAAATTTGATATCACTTTTACGGTATCAAAATTCAATTTTTTCCCTTCAACAATCTCAATGTCATTAATAGCAGCATCTAGTTTGTTGGTCTTAGCCAATTTTAAAGCTTTCTTGATAATTTTAATAACGAGTTTAGTCACCAACCAACCTATAAATAAGACTATAATGGTTCCTATTATGTTGGGAAATATGTCTGTTATTTCAAGCCACATCTTCCTTAAAGATTCCATGGCCACATCTTTAGCTTTTGTTGCTTCTTCCATATTTTATTTTGTTAATGTTATATTCTGTTTTGGCTTATTTTTTATCTTTTCTTTGTTTCATAACCGATTCAATTAAATCACCAATATTATAAGAAAATAGCGCAGCAAGATCCATGAGCAATTTAGCCATGGCAATATCTCTCATAACCTTAGACTTAAGTTCCTTTGGAACATGCTTAAGTGGCTTGTTTATGTCTTTAAACGGATTATTTTCCATTATTTAAGATATTATCGTTATACACTGTTATCAACTTATCTTTAGCGCGTTTAATTCTCATTTTCACGGCACTTTCCCCAATTTCTAAAACACTTTCAATCTCTTTAATAGAAAGGAAATCCTGGTATTTTAGTAATAAAATCATTTTCTCGTTAGGAGAAATTAGTTCCAAAGCTTCTTTTAGCTTATCCACTTTCATATCCAGAAAACTATAATCATCTTCTTCTTCAGAAAGGTTTTCAATATCTTTATAGTCTACAGACTGTTTTTCTAATTTTTTAGCGGTATTTCTGGTTACATAATTTACACAATGATTATATGTAAAAGCATATAGCCATGTTGAAAACTTAGATTTCTCTTTAAAGCTCCCTAACTTAACAAAAAGTTTTAAAAAGATGTCCTGGGTTAAATCTTGAGCCTCATCTTCATCCTTCGCAAAACCAAAACATTTATTATATACCAACCTGGCATACCTATCGTATAAAATCTCGAAAAGCAATGTATTATTGTCTTTTACAATTGCTTTTACCAGATCTTCATCAGATAAATTATTAATGTTTTCGAGGGTTTTCAAGTGTAGCGTATGGCCATTTTAGTTATTCATATTTCGGGACGGATTACTTCTTAAAAAAGTAATACTCTATTTTTTTCATTCATAGAAAAACAAAAATAAGTAAGTTTTATATTATAAACATTTAAAAAGTTTAGTAATTTGT from Flavivirga abyssicola includes the following:
- a CDS encoding mechanosensitive ion channel family protein is translated as MEEATKAKDVAMESLRKMWLEITDIFPNIIGTIIVLFIGWLVTKLVIKIIKKALKLAKTNKLDAAINDIEIVEGKKLNFDTVKVISNFVKWVMYIMLLIMASDIMNLTMISEQISNLLGYLPQLFSALVIFTVGLILANVIKKGLKTFFESMDLSGAKVISQVVFFIILIFTSITALNQAGVNTEIITSNLTMILAAFLLAFALAFGFGAQKVVGDVLKAFYTRKIYEIGQVIEFNDIKGEVETIDSISITLKTKEGKLVIPIKDIVESQVKIKD
- a CDS encoding RNA polymerase sigma factor; this encodes MKTLENINNLSDEDLVKAIVKDNNTLLFEILYDRYARLVYNKCFGFAKDEDEAQDLTQDIFLKLFVKLGSFKEKSKFSTWLYAFTYNHCVNYVTRNTAKKLEKQSVDYKDIENLSEEEDDYSFLDMKVDKLKEALELISPNEKMILLLKYQDFLSIKEIESVLEIGESAVKMRIKRAKDKLITVYNDNILNNGK